The segment ATCAAACGCTCTCAGTGAATGCTCAGTGAGATGatctcaaatgtcaaaacacAATTGTATCCCCGCACTGCCATTTCTATAgcggtagtccagtggttaaacaGTTGACCCGTCAAGCGGgtgacccaggtttgattccccacatgagtatagTGTGTAAagacgtgatattgctcgaaCGTTGTTAAAACTACACACACTAATTCACCCCCGCATTCATCGCTTTAAGTACAAACGTCTGCGATGTAAGGCCATTTTGAAACGTGGACACAGGTCATGAAAATTGCAACAGACAATGGTCCAGTTCACGTTCAATTGCTTAGATTCTTGTAAAATAACCCCCCAAAGATTTTATTTCAGTGTGACTTGCTCCATATTTGAATTGCAAGGTCAGGCCGTGCCTCGGAAATGAACATCTTTCATCGTACGATCCCGGGCATCGCTGAACGAATTCATTCAAATTTACAACGGCGATTCTTCCGCATTAGTTTTGGTAAGAAATAATTCTGCTAACAGCATTACAATTCTAATCAAAAACCTTTCATCTTGGACAAGTATAGATGACCTCGCCCTAACCCACCATTCCAAAAGTTTCCCTGATTGAACCAGCAAATGACGAAGAACGGATCATCGACCCCCTTAGTTCCGATATAAGCTGTTGCCTCACTAATGGAACATCCTTCACTGTCTCCCTTATCCAGTGTTTAGCATAGTGTGTGAAATTGGCTCCACTCTCGTCCACCACTGCCAGATCTCCTCCATGGGCCAAGAGAAGCTGGAACACATCCACGTGTCCCCCATGTGCCGCCAGCAGCAGTGCCGTGCATCCCCGTCTACCTCTGCCATTCACGTCCATCGACGTCAGCGCCAGGAGTCGTTTAACGATGTCCACGTGACCCTCTGCTGAGGCCAGAATCAAACAGCTATTGTTAGTGTTGTCAATCAAAGACACATCTGCCCCTGCTTtaaccaaaatatcaaatatttctgTCTGACCATAGAAGGTTGCAAACATTACCGGCGTCCAGCCCTTGCCACCCCGTCCGTTGATTTCAAATGTGTTCATTTGGAGGAGTTCCTGAACGATTGCCGCACTTCCCCCTATACAAGCTAGCATCAAGCAGTTGTCGTGATCTGCATCCTTGACGGTAACATCTGCCCCAGCGTCGACCAGGATGTGGAATACCTCCGGGTGGCCCACTGCTGCAGCAGCCAACAGAGGGGTCCAGCCGTCCTTCCCCCGATCTTCCACGTCAAACATATTCATGTCCAGCAGATGCTGCACTATTAAGGCATTCCCGCCGATACAAGCCAGAACGAGGCAGTTGCTGTTGTAAACATCAACAATAAGGAGATCTGCACTTCTCTTTAGCATTACATTGAATGCGTCATAATTTCCTTCGTTGGCAGCAGCCATGATTGCGGACATCCCATCCTGACCTTGTTTGTTAATGTCAAACACGTTGTCAATAGAAAGAAGGTGCTGAATCATAATAACTTGACCATACACGCTAGCCAGCATAAGACAGTTGTTACCGTCGTCATCGGTGAGTGTCAAGTCTGCACCTTCAGAAACAAGGATCTGTAAGACATCTACATAACCTTTCAATGCAGCCATCATTACTGCCGTCCACCCATGTCGCCCTCTGTGGTTGATGTCCTGTGACTTCACTGATATCAGCGTTTTCACGATGTGACAGTTTCCTGTCTCACAGGCCTTTATCAAACAAGTGTCACCCATGCTGGTCAAGGCAACGTTAGCTCCTTCAGCTACTAGCAGATCAAACACCTTTTGGTGGTTTTGACAAACCGCAGCAAAAATAGGAGTCGATTGGTGTTCCTGTTGTCTGTTGATGTTGAAAGCCTTCAGTGAAATGAGATGTCGAACTATTTTCTCACTGCCTCCAGTCGCTGCAAGTAATAAACAATCGTTGCCGAAATCATCCAACAGCTTTACGTCAGAGTGGCTCGACACTAAAGCATCGTATTCCTGATACCTCCCCAGCAAAGCAGCAACCATGACTGCTGTGCGTCCATATTGTCCCCTTCTGTTGATGTCAAACATCTCCAAGTCCAGCAACGTGAGCAACATGGAAATGTGGCCAGCTACAACTGCCGCTGTCAGACAGTCCAGCAGGTTGTCAGTTCTGATAGTCACATCCGCTCCCATGGACCCCAGGTAGTCCACCACCTCAAGATGGTTGTTTAGAACTGCTATCACCAAAGCAGTTCTGCTGTGGGCCCCAACAACGTTTATATCCAGTGGACGTTTACCCAGTATGTCCCTGACAATAGCTATGTGCCCTAACTCTGCCGCAACATGCAAGCAGTTGTTCCCTTCAACATCAGCCACGGATACATCAGCGCCGGCAGCTACCAAGACGTCGTATACTTTTTTATGATTGTTCCTTGTGGCTATGTTAGCGGCAGTTCGACCAAGCTTGTCCTTCGCGTTGACGTCATGGATTCCCCACGACAGCAGATTGCTCACTATGTATTCAGACCCTCCTTTGACAGCGAGATGAACACAGTTACTGCCATCCTCGTCAGTCAAGGACAGCTCGGCACCTTCCGACATTAACAGTTGATATATTGTGTGTTCGCCTCTCACCGCTGCCACCATGACTGCAGTTTGTTGTCTGTGTACGCGTCTGTTGATGTCGTACAGCTCGGTGTCCAGGCAGTCCCTCACCAAGGGTGTGTTACCTGCCATGCTGGCCCAGAACAGCAGGTCCTCAGTTCGATCTAGTGCAAACTCTTCGGGAAGACCTGGCGGTTCAGAGGACAGCTGGTCGTGCAGAATCTTCATTGCCGCATGCGCTGCCGCCATTTTGTCTCTGTTAACCTGAATATCATTAATAAGGAATGGTGTTAGCTCAAAGGTGCTCACCGGATGTACTTACACATATGCAAAATTCAATATTAGTTCTAAATTATAAATTTCCTGGCGAACGTACATCATGTGCTCAATTTTACATAATGCCTCTTTATGTTTCCAGTGTGAGAAATAGCTGCCATTGCGCTGTTTGTTCTAAACTTACCTTGTTCAGAAGTCTGACTGTTTAACTAAAATGCGCCTGTTCTATGACAGGCGTCTATGTATGATATGTCGTCTTAGTTTGGTGTTTGGTGTCTTGTCGGCACAGGGTGTTTCTGCTGGCTGTGCATTATGGTTACATCGTTTATTTGTGCTTTTACAAGACATCAGATTCGGCCTAATCGATAGCTAAACCACTAAGTTACCACCCTTAAGTTACCATAGGGGTTAGATTTCTTCAGTGTTTCCAGGTCAGGTGTTTCCAGTAAAATCGTCTTTGTGTCCATCAACGCGTGCAACATCATGTGGGAGCGCGGAGAAGGAAGTGGAAGTGTGTTGTAGGATGGGGATAATGTTGTAAGGATGGGGGATAATGTTGTAAGGATGGGGATAATGTTGTAAGGATGGGGGATAATGTTGCAAGGATGGGGGATAGTGTTGTAAGGATGGGGATAATGTTGTAAGGATAGGGATAATGTGTGGATGGGGATAATGTTATAGGATGAGGGATAATGTTGTGTGGATGGTGAATAATGTTGTAAGGATGGGGATAATGTTGTAAGGATGGGGATAATGTTGTAAGGATGGGGAATATGTTGTAAGTATATGATAAAGCATGATCCGTGGGCATTACCAATAAAGTAAGGATGTTTTCCCAGAGGAAGCAATCCTTACTTTTTCGTAATGCCGACAGGTGATGCTGTATCCAACTTGTAATGGGACCGAAGATATACTTCagttataatttcaaaatttgctgTTCACTGATGAAAATGAACTGGGATGAGACTGACAGCTGATGTCTCGTCTTGTTCCGCATGCGCTACCCGTGCCCTGCCCACACTACCCGTCTTGCAAAGAACACATCCCGTGGCACGGTTCATAAAGAGAAacaatctcattcttcacagcGTTCCTTCATAGCCTAACGGATAAAAGGGATGCGGATTCCAAACCGAGTGTCGGCACTATACATGTTGGAAATTGTCATTAATCACATATTTTACTATCATGTTCAGATATGGAAAGACGAGATAATATCAATCTTCGAAACAAGTAAAAATTCAAAGTTCGGGGGCAGGGTGACGATACTAAGGTAATATCATGGGGGCAGAGGGGCGATACTGAAGTAATATCCCGGGGCAGAGGGATGATACTAAAGTAATATCATGGGGGCAGAGGGATGATACTGAAGTAATATCCCGGGGCAGAGGGATGATATTGAAGTTATATCCCGGGGCAAAGGGACGATATTGAAGTAATATCCCGGGGCAGAGGGATGATACTGAAGTAATATCCCGGGGCAGAGGGATGATACTGAAGTAATATCCCGGGGCAAAGGGACGATATTGAAGTAATATCCCGGGGCAAAGGGACGATATTGAAGTAATATCCCGGGGCAGAGGGATGATACTGAAGTAATATCCCGGGGCAGAGGGATGATACTGAAGTAATATCCCGGGGCAAAGGGACGATATTGAAGTAATATCCCGGGGCAGAGGGACGATATTGAAGTAATATCCCGGGGCAGAGGGACGATACTGAAGTAATATCATGGGGGCAGAGGGACGATACTGAAGTAATATCCCGGGGCAGAGGGACGATACTGAAGTAATATCCCGGGGCAGAGGGACGATATTGAAGTAATATCCCTGGGCCATCCTCACCCCCTCATCGACGGGCATCGGgatatgacaagaaatattgccTCGTGAGAACCTCCTCGTGAGTGACGTCACTGGAGGTTTATAAGGATGGGGTTGATGTTGTATGAACCCTAACAACGCTGTCCCATGTCCTTACAGCACACTCTCCCATCAAACTCTTTCCCCTGTAGGCAGTGCTCACCTTGTGTTAAACACCCCGGGCACTAGATGTCATCTACGTGTTTCTCCTGTGATAGGACCACGTCGTGTATGATAGCGACTATTGTAGCAGAGTGTGGTATGTCCTGATATACTTTATCTCCACCCAGTGAATCATTGTGATGATAGTGTAGAATGTTATCTGCTTGACACACTGGCGGTTGCATCTTAAACAAGATTTGTCAGCAACTCGATCTTGTTGTtaaatatatgtgttagtcattTTCAATGTAAGGAGAGGAACACTTTATAACGTTGCCCAGCCCTCAAGTAAATCAaagtatatatagtatatatataataattccCTGAGCCATCATACACACTATCATATGCTCAATAAATCACGTCATCGCTATTTCCTGCCTGTGATAGTGACGGTAATTAGTGTTCCTAGTCTAACGAATCAAAACACCGAAAGACACtaaacatgttcatgatattaaaCTCGCCTCTGCAACATTCCTGGACAATATACATTTGAGCTACATATGCGTGCAAGGTTCACATACCAGCTTGCCAGAGGGAATGGCGGACGAGAACAGGTGCTGAGATTGGGGTAACAGGTACACTAACTGGCCGGTGTTTCTGTAAGTGGCGTGTCATCCCACACCAACAGCGTGGGGACTTACTgttaatatcaatcactagataGTCTGACCGACCGActgcatattgctggaatattgctgtttcaACCAAATTGACGCTGCTTTAATACCATGGCCGCGTGTCACAAAGCGAACTTGACTATCGTATCTCCTGTTACGACAGTCgcagcgctaagatcgctttgtgaaacagggcccacgTGTCTTAGCACGGGTAGCATGACATATAAAAGTACATAGTGCTGGGCGATGTGTGATGTCAGGTACACGCTTAGTTTATCGGGAAGGACAAACACACTAACGCACTGATTTTATTTCCAATTTTCAGTTCACAAATACTCTGTCAGACACACATGTACACGCGAGACATTGTCTCTCCGATCACTTACAAATTCTATGGATCTCGTTAAGACTATTCACGTAGAGATAAAAAACAGCATCGTATGAAACGCGAACTCCAGGGAATAATCAAGACTTTTTGCAGAAACACAGATGAGCgaacaaagcaaaacaataatgaaaaaaatatatgagaGGATATTGAGTGATGACACCAGCTGTTCGCGAAATTATTCGCACACACATAAAAGAGAATTGTGTTTTCTATTACTAACAAACATTTTCGTTTCAAATTTGTAGATGACGTAAGCACACAAGCTGCTGTAACTGCTTTCCATAGAACTCAGCAGACGAAGGGCTCCGAGCTACCCGTTTCAACTTGCATCTCATCCAAGGATATCTCACATGCTTGCTACATCATGTTTTCGTCAGCATCTTAAGACTGGAATTGATCTCATGATCACTGTAGATATCTACCACCTAGATCACTTCTGTTTCCACCGTCCAACTGAGCCGGTGACATTTAACACACATACTGAATACTGTGTTCAGAATACACAGGCACGCACGTACTCAagcacccacacacacacttcagGAGTAACGGTCTCGACTATCATCAGACCAGCCATGAACGTCCTATTCCACCGTCAACCGTGACTGTTGCCGTACTTTATTGATCAAATAAATCCGTAGACATCAGGAACTTTTCAATAGTTGAGTTTCTGGCGATGTGAGCGAGCATGAGGCAATTGTTACCGTCGTCGTCCACGAGGCAGAGGTCTGCTCCCGCCTTCACCAggacatcaaatacatcttctCTTCCTTCACTTGCGGCAGCCATCACAGCCGTCATGCCGCCGAACCCTCGGTCGTTGATATCCAGACAATTAAGGGACAGGATGTGTTGCACCATCGCCGCCTCGCCACTGACACTGCACAGTATGAGACAGTTGTTGCCATATGCATCTACCAAGGATATATCTGCACCTTCAGACCTGAGGATCTGGAAGACATTCACGTAGCCATACATGGCCGCCATCATGACCGGTGTCCAGCCCTGCTGGTCGCGTGTGTTCAGATCAAACACCTTCATGGACAGGAGAGTCTTGAGGATGTGGATGTTTCCTGTTTTAACAGATTTCATTACACAGTCACTGCTGTCTGGAACAGCGCCCCCTGCTGACAGAAGGACGTCGAACGCGTCCTCGTGGCCCTCGCTAATAGCTGCCAATAGTGGGTTTATTCCTTTcaagttttgtttgttaatgTCAAATATCTTCATAGATATGAGATGTTGGACTATGTCTGCAGACCCTCCCATGGCCGCCAGCATCAGGAAGTCATTCCCATCTTCATCCACGTGGGAGATATCTCCCCCTTCCAGCACCAAGTAATCAAACTCCGGTTGCCTCCCATGCAAAGCTGCTACCATGACTGGAGATCGGCCCAGCTGATCTTTACGACTGATGTCAAAGGATGGAAGTTTAACGAGCTTCTTAAGTAAGTTCATGTGTCCAAGAACTATTGCTGCGTACAAACAGTCATTGCCGTTATCTGTCCGGATGTAGGGATCGGCGCCAGCAGCCACTAAAACGTCAAAAATGTCTCCTTGTCTATTGACAACCGCGGCCATGGTGGCTGTGTGTCCATGGTAACCACGTGCATCGATGTCCAGGATATTTCTGGACAGTATATCCTCAACGATTGGCACATTCCCTCCTTCGACAGCCAGGTGAAGACAGTTGTTACCATCCTCATCGGCCAAGGTCAGGTCTGCACCTTCCGACAAAAGCAGTTGGTACATCGTCTGCTCCCCACCTGCTGCTGCCGCCATTATTGCTGTTCTCTGTTTATGGACACGTCTGTTGATGTTGTATACTTCCTGAGATAGACACTCGCGTACAATGGAGGCATCCCCCGCAATAACTGCCCAGAAGAGAAAGTCATCCTGTTTGTTCAAGTCTTTCAGTTTGAAGTGGAATGGTTTTGACTGAAGGACGTCCATGACGTGTTTCATGTGATGCCCGTCCATAACGTCGTACCTGGTCAGAGAACAGACCTGTTATATATCGTAAGAATACTGCATCATCAACCAATTTATGTTTAAATAGATCTGAGTGTTGTTAAACAGGTCTCCTTTAATTGCCTTCCATatctgtgtgagtgtctgtgtctgtgattGCGTGTCATTATGTATTtcatggcggtctgtaaattgtcGGTAGTGTATGTATGTTGCCGGATACAAGTGGCCTCACTATCTGCCATACTGCAATATGCCGTGCGTTTCTTCAGCGTGACCACCTTGCTTCTGTGTATCACCCTCTCCACCTTGCTTCATTATATATTATACTTCCCGTAGGTGTGACATGATCCACTCATACTGGGTTTGAATCCGATATTCGCCAATATTTTGGCCATTGAAAATACCCGTACTTGTAAGATTAAATAAAGAAGGACTTTGGTCGTTATGAAGCTGGTACACCATATGTCATGTCAGTAAACTATTGTTTCCAATCCGCACAGTATTGTCAGGACGGTTTATTCAATATATACTTTTGACTGATGATGGCCGATTTAAAGCGCTTTTAAATCCACACTCTTATTCATTCCTTGCCAGAGTTTAAGTATTTAACAGTCTTGACTACAACTCTTTTTCAGCTTTTACAAGGGGCTCCATACAAAAAAGGCCGTTTCTAGAACATGGACGTGTTCACTCAGCGCTTCTTCGTAAAGAGAAGTCCAGCAAGGTATTTGTGACCCCACACAAAATTAATACATCCCAGTCTGTCCAGTTTAAGAAATGTTTTTCGTGAAATTGAGGACAAACTCTATTTTCATAAATGAGTGTGGGACGGAATATTTGTTTCCAGGAATATTCCCCTTACATAACCACAAGACGTACACTCATCCTCCCTGACGCCTGGATCAACACGGGCAGACGACCACACTGGCAAGGAACTCGGTAACAGTGAGAGTGGAGTCTGTGAGTTTTACGACGGAAAGTTTGCGATAGGTCAGAGTTTTTGATAAATAATCGTTTTATAGTGAGAAATGATCCTATGAAAAGTGTAAAAATAATGTAAAGTGTCCCAGTGAGGGTTTATCCTCTTTCATCATAAAGCATGTGCTGTTTCATCTGCGAAATGAAATGAATTCATCAAATCTCACAGAAACTTTGTGATTACGAGATTGATCTCACGGAAACTTCATTCATTGTCACCAATAATTCCCAGTCCCAAAAATTGGCTGACGGGGTATGATTCGTCTAGTCTGGTCAGCGAATCGGATTTGGACCTAATGTTGGTAAATTTTAATTCAACTCTCTTGTAACAGTGATTCTCTAAGCACTCAGACCTGTCATTACCTTACGTTTCCCTTGTTGATACTATAATCACAAAGACTTTGTGACATATCGCAAAGTTTCTGTCTCAAAAATCACATAGACTCAACTCTCACTATAACCAAGTTCCCTACCAGTGGACCACCATGTATAACTCGATAGGCAAACTACACATGGTCATATGCAATGCATGAACAGCGTGCAGAGGACAGTCTGGGGTGGGCCAGTTGTAGAGTTTGAGGTCGCTGTACAGTCACCATGCACACAGATACCTCCACGATaatagtttgaaacaaccaCCACTTGATGATGATTTGGGAAGCAAGGTTGGTACATACCTGAGCAGGATGGCGGTAAATGTGCAGTTGGTGTAGTTCGTCACATATCAGGACATTGAGGTCACTATGACCCAGATTTATGACATGTTATGCGATATCAGTCGTTATCTCACACCTGCGACTCGTCATGACGGGCGAACCGGGGCAGGAATTAAACAACCAGATCTACTGCACAAACACCCATTCGTTGCCTCGCTCCAAGTGACTATACAACACATACAAGGGTAACACAATACATTTACATCGACCATTTGTGTATTATCAGCATTTATGAGCTATGTATCACAAGTCGCATAAACCATCTCCCTTGGTAATACAGTCGATTATATTTCAGATCTATTACTGTACTAAATGTTTGTTGTAGATTTTAATTCACTAAATAATCGAGGGCGAATGGTTGGGTACGTGTTCTCTAATCATGTGCAAATAAGTGAGTTCAGGTTTCCACCGCTTATATTCACATACTGACTTGGAGCACTGCACTGCATGACGTATTTCAACTTATCATTCAAAGACCAGATTCACATATACTCGGTAAGGTAAGAATGTGTTGTGTTGAATCGTTGAATCTGAAAAGAGCATTGATTGTTAGATAATTCAGTGGTGACCAGGATCTGAAAACGAACATGCCGCCGTCCAAGAAAGGAGAAATGATCACTATTATCCCAGGCTGGTTTGAAAGGTTTTAGCGATATCtctgtctctttaaacaaagaagtccatcagtgggtccacaacactttattcGTGGTGTAACATACTATATTACAAGATAGTGCAGCCACGGCCAGGCAGCATAACAGAGGCGATCACATGCAGTCTTATGATAATTTGTTAAACAGCATTTTTATTACTGTATATATCAGTGCCCCAAATTTTGATCATGAATGATACGGGAAACCAAACAAGAAACATGGGGAAATTGGTGAGGAATTTTACTTGTAACTCATTGTATGTAGTAATTCATAGGTACGATTTTGGAACAAACGGATTATGATCGTGGTGTTAGAACCTGCCTAAGATGTGATATCCAGTTCCACAAATCGACGTATATATGAAGTTAAATATATACTCGGTACATAAAGAAATTGTGCATACACAAATTTAAAtcctaaatttatcaaacctgtgtagacacataaggatttaagagattagtgacatgtatccaacatgcatgcacgtgccacgctccgtgacgtcagtggtttcgtccttttGACGTGCAACAAACTTACTGCACGCTAAGACAGGACAGAaggataagggtgacccatcttcgccacaggtttcagactgcaagGATGACTGCCTGCACCATCACAGGACTTCGCCGAATTAATCCCAACAACGTTTACGTGATCACGGGATCAGAACACGATGTCCCGCaatacgacctatcctgacacgtcatcgacgagctcgccgaatgtggtgccgaaatcatgtcaGCAGACCCTTgctttggtggagaaatgttgtttttacagataagtccaggtttaacatttcccaaactgatggacgtcaacgtgcctaaagacgcgtgggagaacgttatgcacaggtCTGTGTCTTGGAAAGGAATCGCTCTGGTGGTGGTTGCGTTATGATTTGGAGTGGAATAACAGCACGcaaaagaactcctttggtgattgttcagggcagcTTAACTGGTGTGTGccacagggatcagattcttcgacccgTGGCTagtcatggccctgggttagcattccaacaggacaatgcccgccctcgtCCGGtaagggttgctatggatttcgtGCAATAacacaacgttgacttactgccttggcctgcaaattcaccgtaTCTCTCCttgatagagcatgtttgggacgagatggattGACGTCTACGCCGTTTTCCCTATCCgtcagataacgtccttg is part of the Haliotis asinina isolate JCU_RB_2024 chromosome 6, JCU_Hal_asi_v2, whole genome shotgun sequence genome and harbors:
- the LOC137287294 gene encoding ankyrin repeat domain-containing protein 50-like; the encoded protein is MAAAHAAMKILHDQLSSEPPGLPEEFALDRTEDLLFWASMAGNTPLVRDCLDTELYDINRRVHRQQTAVMVAAVRGEHTIYQLLMSEGAELSLTDEDGSNCVHLAVKGGSEYIVSNLLSWGIHDVNAKDKLGRTAANIATRNNHKKVYDVLVAAGADVSVADVEGNNCLHVAAELGHIAIVRDILGKRPLDINVVGAHSRTALVIAVLNNHLEVVDYLGSMGADVTIRTDNLLDCLTAAVVAGHISMLLTLLDLEMFDINRRGQYGRTAVMVAALLGRYQEYDALVSSHSDVKLLDDFGNDCLLLAATGGSEKIVRHLISLKAFNINRQQEHQSTPIFAAVCQNHQKVFDLLVAEGANVALTSMGDTCLIKACETGNCHIVKTLISVKSQDINHRGRHGWTAVMMAALKGYVDVLQILVSEGADLTLTDDDGNNCLMLASVYGQVIMIQHLLSIDNVFDINKQGQDGMSAIMAAANEGNYDAFNVMLKRSADLLIVDVYNSNCLVLACIGGNALIVQHLLDMNMFDVEDRGKDGWTPLLAAAAVGHPEVFHILVDAGADVTVKDADHDNCLMLACIGGSAAIVQELLQMNTFEINGRGGKGWTPVMFATFYGQTEIFDILVKAGADVSLIDNTNNSCLILASAEGHVDIVKRLLALTSMDVNGRGRRGCTALLLAAHGGHVDVFQLLLAHGGDLAVVDESGANFTHYAKHWIRETVKDVPLVRQQLISELRGSMIRSSSFAGSIRETFGMVG
- the LOC137287296 gene encoding ankyrin repeat domain-containing protein 50-like, translating into MDGHHMKHVMDVLQSKPFHFKLKDLNKQDDFLFWAVIAGDASIVRECLSQEVYNINRRVHKQRTAIMAAAAGGEQTMYQLLLSEGADLTLADEDGNNCLHLAVEGGNVPIVEDILSRNILDIDARGYHGHTATMAAVVNRQGDIFDVLVAAGADPYIRTDNGNDCLYAAIVLGHMNLLKKLVKLPSFDISRKDQLGRSPVMVAALHGRQPEFDYLVLEGGDISHVDEDGNDFLMLAAMGGSADIVQHLISMKIFDINKQNLKGINPLLAAISEGHEDAFDVLLSAGGAVPDSSDCVMKSVKTGNIHILKTLLSMKVFDLNTRDQQGWTPVMMAAMYGYVNVFQILRSEGADISLVDAYGNNCLILCSVSGEAAMVQHILSLNCLDINDRGFGGMTAVMAAASEGREDVFDVLVKAGADLCLVDDDGNNCLMLAHIARNSTIEKFLMSTDLFDQ